The Arachis duranensis cultivar V14167 chromosome 9, aradu.V14167.gnm2.J7QH, whole genome shotgun sequence genomic sequence NNNNNNNNNNNNNNNNNNNNNNNNNNNNNNNNNNNNNNNNNNNNNNNNNNNNNNNNNNNNNNNNNNNNNNNNNNNNNNNNNNNNNNNNNNNNNNNNNNNNNNNNNNNNNNNNNNNNNNNNNNNNNNNNNNNNNNNNNNNNNNNNNNNNNNNNNNNNNNNNNNNNNNNNNNNNNNNNNNNNNNNNNNNNNNNNNNNNNNNNNNNNNNNNNNNNNNNNNNNNNNNNNNNNNNNNNNNNNNNNNNNNNNNNNNNNNNNNNNNNNNNNNNNNNNNNNNNNNNNNNNNNNNNNNNNNNNNNNNNNNNNNNNNNNNNNNNNNNNNNNNNNNNNNNNNNNNNNNNNNNNNNNNNNNNNNNNNNNNNNNNNNNNNNNNNNNNNNNNNNNNNNNNNNNNNNNNNNNNNNNNNNNNNNNNNNNNNNNNNNNNNNNNNNNNNNNNNNNNNNNNNNNNNNNNNNNNNNNNNNNNNNNNNNNNNNNNNNNNNNNNNNNNNNNNNNNNNNNNNNNNNNNNNNNNNNNNNNNNNNNNNNNNNNNNNNNNNNNNNNNNNNNNNNNNNNNNNNNNNNNNNNNNNNNNNNNNNNNNNNNNNNNNNNNNNNNNNNNNNNNNNNNNNNNNNNNNNNNNNNNNNNNtatatatatatttgaaatgtatgtatttgttaatctaaacaaagttatatgctcaaaatcaaaatttatgtatgttaacctaaacaaagttaatcaaaatttatgctAAACGAATTGCTTCTTAAGCGTACTACATGCAAagatcataataaatttttgtgtgtttcATATGTTGAGATagatgatataatttttttttaatatcactACCATTACATCCTATATGTAAGTAATACCGTAATGGAAAAAAAGAGATGTAGTAGACAAAAAATAGTGgtataactttgtttaggttaacatacataaattttgattttgagcatataactttgtttattaaaagagagagataattttattgaaaaattttttaagaataaaatatacaattactaattttttgtttgtcaattacatttttattaaaattagtagtatcaaaaaatatttcaaatttaatattatcaaaaaaataaaaaattatataaggactaatttgattaatttttaaaattttagggatgaaaatgacttacgtctgaattttcaaggactattttgattaaaaataacttttttacatgtcaagtgacacgtgacatgccacgtgtcactgatCTGACACATGGCGTGCCACCTGTCACTGATCTGACACGCAGTGACACGTCAACCAATCGTGTCGTGACACGTGGCGTTAACCCACCACGTCATCATATGCCACGTGGCACTTAACTGACACGTCATCAACAAACTGACGGAAGGACTAACGTGACCAAGTCGTGTATCTTTCGGGGACGATTTCGATTAACTTTATCTTTCGAGGACCAAATTGGAGATTAGAGTATCTTTCAGGGACGATTTTGGATATTAATTCAAACAAAATTAGACAGAgagattttatattatattatatatgtgtgtgcgccttatttatatttttgttggaTATAAAATCATTGGTCTCATTTataatgtttaaatttatttatatatatttcctAATTTAATTGTGTATAATAAGAAacggaaaataaaaagaaaaaaaaggctaGTTCTTTTTTGGGTTAATTTGGACACTTATTAGAGATGCAAATATAgagatattttattaaaaaaataattgtataaaataaactattataaataaaattaaaataaattaaatataaataatatttttatgagaataatattatataattaataaaattaattatttttagtcaataaaattatactttaacaaatacaacattaattttattattttatgaataaattttgtcaacatttaaaatttttatgaataaaaataataattttctctACTAAAATAGATCAGATTAGAATAGCTAACCTAAGCGGATAGTCACTATATGGTGCTCATGCATGAGATGCATCGGAGAGTCTTGAATTGATTGTCtctgttttgttttctttctcgGACATGCAAATTAAACTGAAGGGCAAAACACACAGGATCTTTTTTAGCATTATATATCGCCAAAGCCAAAAGGTATCCGTGGACCTGCATTACCAGCTTCAGTATTCAGTAGGATAATGAGTAGTTCTCTCTAATAGATCATTCAATTCAAATACTGAAGGCATTTACATATtaagacaaacaaaaaataaggcatttagatactatcaaaattttaaagtgaaaacaaaattgaGTTAATATCCAAAATCGTCCCTGAAAGATACCCCGATCTCCATTTTGGTCCTCGAAAGATAAAGTTAATCGAAATCATCTCCGAAAGATACACGACTTGGTCACGTTAGTCCTTCTGTCAGTTTGTTGATGACGTGTCAGTTAAGTGCCACGTGGCATATGATGACGTGGTGGGTTAACGCCACGTGTCACGACACGATTGGTTGACGTGTCACTGCGTGTCAGATCAGTGACAGGTGGCACGCCACGTATCAGatcagtgacacgtggcatgtaaaaagttatttataatcaaaatagtccttgaaagttcagatgtaagtcattttcatctctaaaattttaaaaattaatcaaattagtcattatataatttttttatttttttgataatattaaatttgaaatattttttgatactactaattttaatagaaatataattgacaaacaaaaaattagtaattgtatattttattcttaaaaaatttttcaataaaattatctctctcttttaattcttctcaaaatctctcaaattcttttctattctaaaatctttttttgtTACATTACTACATTTTGCTGGAAttatatatactcaaaattgaaatgtatgtatttattaacctaaacaaagttatatgttcaaaatcaaaatttatgtatgttaacctaaacaaagttataccactattttttttctactacatattttttttcattacggTTTTACTTACATATAGGATGTAATGGTAGTAATACTTAGAGTCAAAATTCAAGAAAATCCACAAATTTTGACTCCAAGTATTACTATCATTACATTCTATACGTAAGTAATACCATAATGGGCAAAAAAAGATGtagtagaaaaaaaatagtggtaTAACTTTGTTTAGCTTAACAtgcataaattttgattttgaatatataactttgtttaggttaataaatacatacatttcaattttgagtatatatatatatattccagcaaaatataataatgtaagaaaaatattttagaatagaaaagaataagagagattttgagaagaattaaaggagagagataattttattgaaaaattttttaagaataaaatatacaattactaattttttgtttgtcaattacatttttttaaaattagtagtatcaaaaaatatttcaaatttaatattatcaaaaaaataaaaaattatataaggactaatttgattaatttttaaaattttagggatgaaaatgacttacgtctgaattttcaaggactattttgattataaataacttttttacatgtcaagtgacacgtgtcactgaTCTGACACGCAGTGACACGTCAACCAATCGTGTCGTGACACGTGGCGTTAACCCACCACGTCATCAGTTGCCACGTGGCACTTAACTGACACGTCATTAACAAACTGACGGAAGGACTAACGTGACCATGTCGTGTATCTTTCGGGGACAATTTCGATTAACTTTATCTTTCGAGAACCAAAATGGAGATCGGGGTATCTTTCAGGAACGATTTTGGATATTAACTCAAACAAAATTAGACAGAgagattttatattatattgtattatattatattatatatatgtgtgcgccttatttatatttttgttggaTATAAAATCATTGGTCTCATTTataatgtttaaatttatttatatatgtttccTAATTTAATTGTGTATAATAAGAAacggaaaataaaaagaaaagaacaaaaaaaggcTAGTTCTTTTTTGGGTTAATTTGGACACTTATTAGAGATGCAAATATAGAGATATTTTATTANNNNNNNNNNNNNNNNNNNNNNNNNNNNNNNNNNNNNNNNNNNNNNNNNNNNNNNNNNNNNNNNNNNNNNNNNNNNNNNNNNNNNNNNNNaatatttaaatttaaaattttaataggataaaataaaatattaattaattattgactaatattaataaaaatattaataaatttaattaaattattaacttttaattattaattttatacaaaattaattatatttgaattttcgACAATCAATTATTTCGAGTTAAGAGAGAGGCTCAATTTTTTCGTTATGAAATCCATGAATGTAATGTGCTTGAATATGGAAATTCAGCGTACTAGACCAAATTGTGGGATAGCTTTATGCGAGTGGTAGGGTTAGAACTCGGACCGTGCGAGTTCTGTGTTGGCAAAAATTGTTTAACAAATCGAAGGGTCCGATTTGGCAggaactaaaatttgaatttaacagCATGTAAATCGGACGGTGCgttttgtatatttatatatataaaaaataaattatttataaactacttttaatataattatttattatttaagctatttttttaaaagaactcAATTAAGTAGTTTATCCAAATTCAGCGCAAACTAGATCAGGGACAAAGTTACTtataaaaaaaggaaacaatcaccctttttaattttaattttttacatgtaaattagatgtaaattttaatttactctcttttaaaattttattttattgtgtaataATTTTTACTCTAGTTTCGTCCCTCAGTTAGACTAATCACTGTTCACTGCTGCAATGTTACTGTGCCTAATACGTGTTTGTTATGCGACCACACTTTTGACATACACCAACAGTATAATAATGCTGCCATTGGGAAAATGCTTTTGACATCTTCCGTAACAGTgctttttgattattttgtccACAATGATTCTacaatttaaaatcttttacaaattaaaaattaaaaaatctttactacttttattttcttctataaaagacttaaaactatataaatatatatatatatatatcattttaCAAAAGTTCGTATAAATACATgtaaacaaacaaagaaaatcgcATCCCAATAAAATCAAACGTAACACTgtaattaacttttattttactttattttatttttatattatattaataaaggATTTGGGTAATATATTATCGATGTATTaaaattaggtttaattattctgttagttAGTCTAtaacattttattaaatttacaattaaatttttataattttttttattgaatccttacattatttcaaattttataattaggttcttatcagtataaaaaatatcaaaattaatagaatatttttttacaaattaaaaaataattacaattaaaaatctaattaaatctttgatcacatattttttgtgaaaaatattttttttaatatgagaaatatctatacaaattaaaagtagtatcaaaatttaactaaaaaaatataaaaatataaaaatctaattataaatttaataaaattatagaaactaaaaaaataattacatcaTAATATATTTACCTATTAAACATTCATCAACTCATAGCTAAATAAATTAATgtgtgaaaaatatatgattttgtaAAGAGAAGCgatagtattttaaaaaatgtctaataataataaatttaattttaatatactatccataatgttatattaataaaaaagtttatattaattatgtagataattattaaaaaaatagatatgtaaaatattttatattgttataagTCAAAATGATActcatattaaaatttaacaagtaCTAATACTAGAGAAATAATGATATAAAGTTTACTATTTAActtaatattcataattttacatatatatgtaACCTCTATAATTACATATTTATCAAATCTAAATTAtctatttatttcaataatataattaaaaacttaaaataaaaaatatattaagaaaagtaaattacatGTCTCTTTAATTCCTAAACTATGACGTCACGCATTTTCGAATAAAAATACTGGATAATTATGTATCTTATAGGTAAATCAACGTTAACAAAGTTGTTatctattataatatattaaagaaGAGTTTAAAGTAGTGTTAAGGTGAATAAATGGTTTATATAAAATtgtcatattttttattgtaataatataaaaaatatatctatcttaaaattatatttatactattataaaaaatagcatctatataaaattaatgtaaTATTAATCTCATAATTTCACATACTAAATTATTTagttcaaaaagaaaatatggtataaaattattaagtggtctaaattctaatattacatatcttatcttatttgagaaatatatcttattttatataaaaagttatttatgtatttatctatctattaatttattataatgtataaaaaaattaaataataacacaataaactcttggcatattacataacttttaatattgctatataaatatttgtgaaattattattttataatttttctatcatcacattactttttattctttttatatagTATTTATAATCTTACCTTTTAATAATCTTTTTATACTCTTGATTTCTATGTAGAATATCTATGTCTTTaatcataatattatttttccttaatatataaacatcaattatttaataaaatttaattcattctttctttctttttattttcatttctattCATGTTTATTATATacaaatcaacatttatttcatattttttttatctcctaGTTATCATAAAATCTCATGTCTCtcgctctttttcttttatttttactaatgtTTTAAAAAGCTATTAACAAAATTTGATCGATCaccacaattttttattttagttagtttgctaaatatttgcttattatatattaggtgataaattcttaaaatatcaTAATGTATAATGttcttataatattttaaattttcttttttcttttatctagTTATGTTTAtcaattatgtattatttttgttatttatatatcatttttttaatattattgagttataataataatattaacaataTATGATACCATAATTCATAAAACAATAGATGtcacttttaattattaaaatattttatttatctttacaTTACATTCATTATTACAGTATATCAgttaaatttgatatatatatagatagtaTGGGGAGTTAATAAATTTAGTttataatgtgtacaatagaaataaaattaaaattaacatcaaatgataaataaataattaatttttaataattaaataagaattaacaacaatgatGTAAATCCAAAAAATAGAATTCTTTTTCCCATCTGATGTGATTGCCTTCTCGCCCaatttctttctctctcactGGTGCTACGTCGCCATTGCAGATACAAGCTGCCGTCTTCTATAACTCATGCCAACGTGCGCATGTACAATTACACAGTTTGCGTCATTTTCGCAGTCCTACATCACGCCAGTAGTGAAGCCCGTCTCCCGCGTCGGCAGTTCTCCCTCTCAACATCGTCATTCGCGACGTATGTTGCGTCAGTCGCGCAGCCCAACACTGCCATGGCTGCCGCTGCCTTCAACGACGTTGCCTCCCCCTATATAGGTATAGGTTCAAGACCAACGTAGAATAGCACAACAATAATTGTGCAAGCAATTAGTTTAGTCCATGATGTTCTCGTTTTTGTACATATAAACGTAGTCTATTTTTAAAATGGCCTTTTTTGCGACGTCAATTTAGCtttcttggatttttctttCCTTATGTGTTCAAGATATATATATCAACAGACGAATTTAGttattggatgttcaattcattaggtatgtagatggttattttaatttttaattggatggttattttgttttattcattttaagtATATACAATTAATAAATGCTGAATGAtcggatgattattttaataactacGTGGATGATTGTTTGATGGCCAGTGAGAGAGCTTCTAACGCCGAAAAGGTGAGATGATTGATGAGGATGGGATAGTAGAACGTTGAAGGAGATGGTGTTTGGATAAATTATATTGGAAGAGAGAGTGTTTGAATAAATTCTATTGGTAAATTAGGGTTTGaatgtttaattttttgaaataactgtttgaattttttttccttgtaTTGGACCAAATTTAAAAGGGGGGTGCTAGGTAAACAATGACTATCttaaataatatgaacaaccaatcaaataaaaatacactataCATCCAAATTATtcacctaaatcttaatattaaaataatcatccgtacacctaataaaatgaacatctaatatatttattactcacattatttagtattttcattgtctagttatacttttccaatttttcaatttaaaattcattataCACATGGGAAAGAATTTTCATTGCCTCCCTATCATAAATTCCTTGGAACATTAAAAATGAAATGATTTTAGGGTTTAAATCTAGttataattattagaatttTGTCGTGTTATATGAGCAGGGGCACCCCACTCCATGCCTTCCCCTTGCCCACTTTCTTTTCATATAAAGAGCCCTTCCCAAATGCTCACCAGTCAGCAGTAATTAGCACGCCATCTAAatcatcaatatataattaGCAGTTTAGCACACTAATAAATGCCATTAAACTAACCTTGGTTGCTACATACACGATGAGCCGCCATAGGAACCCAGCACAAACTTGCCCTCCCACTAATCAACTCCCCTATGGCTATGGCTATGTACCATCACCACCAGCAGCCACGCCTCCAACTTGGTCATCATCCCCTTCCCACTCCGGCACCATGCGCTACAGGGGCACGCGTCTCCGAAGTGGGAAGTGGGTGTCGGAGATAAGGTTACCACGTACCACAAAGCGCATTTGGCTGGGGACATACGCAACGCCTGAGATGGCTGCTGCTGCTTACGATGCTGCTACTCTTGCACTGAGGGGCCCCGAAGCCCATCTCAACTTCCCCAATTTCATACTCTCTTACCCTATTCCTGCTTCATTCTCCGATGCTGATATTCGCGCTGCCGCTGCCGTCGCCGCCTCCTTCGTCGATCAGTATAGGACTACCACCGAGGCGCCACCAGCGATTACTACTTCTGCTGTTGCTGATGCCTATTCCTACAACAGTTGTATCGGACAAGGAGAAGGGATGATAGGAGATTATTTTGATGAGGATGAGCTGTTGAATATGCCGAGTGTGATCCAAGACATGGCCAGAGGACTGCAGATTAGCCCCCCAAGGATGCCTTCTTTCTACTCCGATGATTCCTCCGATGACATTTATTCGGACCTGTATACCCTTTGGTAAAAATAACTCCACACCACACCAGAGGATCGGATGAggatataataattattatcagAATATTATGTTGCATGCTAATAATTGTAAATCGGCATCAGCATAAACTACATGGTGCCTATTAGCAGAGtgtgagtgtgtgtgtgtttctAGGTCTTGGGGGGTCTCTTTCACGGTGCACCTTCTCAGGTGAAGATTGCTTTCTATCCAAAGAAGCTAATAATTTGAAGATCAGACTTGGGCATGAAGAGATTATTATATCTCACGGAACCAgcccttttaatttctttctccCTTGTCTCATCTCTAAGCttctatttaatattataatataatatagtaaTATGTCACAGGGAACTACCTCTTCTGCCAGTGGTATTAGTCCATAGTGAAGTTGtgtaatatttatatatgaatgACTACACCTTTGGTATTTCCTTTCTTGTATCTCTGATCAGCTGTGGACCCAAACACAAACTAATGTTTGCTTCCTTATATATCTTGATATGAATTCTCTCATTCAAGACTCATCAAATTCACCTGCAAGCTAAGCTAAGTAGTATCTAGACGCACACACAGACATCACATATATATAGCTATAACTTTAGAAGAATTCAGATCAATAACACATACATGTCTAATGTCTTAATTTTATGCATCTAtcttgattgttagaagaattATAATAGATGATATGCATGATTGAAGATTCATCAAAGTAAACAATAATGTGCATATGTGATCAATTTGTACTACAAAGTCACTTGGATTGCTTTAGTAGTATTGAAGGATTTGCATTATATGTGTGAGGTAGTATGGTCTTCATGAATTTAAATTCCATTGTTCACATCTGACCTGCAACACCAAGCAAGCAtttaaagagaagaaaaataatggaTTCAAACCAAACTAACTACGCATCTATATCTTGATTTTATGCATCTATGTGAGATAAGAAAAATGACAAGTTAAACCACATATTTCCAGCATTTAATTGAAAAGCTGTGAAATGATAACGAACATACTAACTGACGCAtctcttattatttaataatttaatgcaTATATCTCGATTAGAAGAACGATAAGCTccttctgatgatgatgataggaGTACGATTAAATTGaagattcataaaaaatatgatgAATTCAAACAAATAACACATCATCATCTCTTCACTTTGTACAACTATATATCGATCTCAGAAGTACATCACCAATATTAAGGAATCAGTGAAATAATAAGttgaaccaaaaaaaaaatgaatctcTTAGATATCTAGTTTTATGCATCTGCTATCTCagatttaaaataaatgataaatttcTTCTTTTCCCCCGAGTTCAAGCGAGACTTTCTTGGTATTAAACTTGCTTCGTTTTCTTGAGATTATTTCAGGTTTGTTGTTATTGCAAGACATTCTCGAGTCCTATATatagatagagagagagagagagagagatgaatTTTATGTCGATATATAGCCTGATATAGATACAGTGCACTTATATGGATAAGCACCTATAAAGAAAGTAAAGGTTTCTACTCTGTTGATACGTTTTGAATTCAACAAAACCTTGACCAATGACCAaagaattatgaattaaaatatatatgatacAAGATTCGTCAAGATAGACTAGCTAGACGACAAATTGACAATCACAATCCCTTTCTTTTTCGTGTATATGTAATTtattagatttatttttatccaataaatatatattaaaatataaatatatattaaaaaaattaaattatacacatatttatacataaatatatatcgACTAATCTTAGTATAtgtaatatttttactttttatctcTTAGAACATTCGCAGCAGAcaataataactaatatttttttcgtaaaTTCCAAAATAAATGTTATTCACAAGAGTTAAGAATTAAAATCCtttcaattaatataaatagaCCCAGTACTTGTAATTTATTGGGGGTGCTTTATGttgaataaaattgaaacaTGGATTAAGCCAATATAGAATCCCTATGGACATGATGCAAAGTTTGTGGCCACGGTTGTTATTGGCAAGATGCTGATATTGTTGATCAAACGTAGGGGCGCGTGCTATCCCTTTTTGCTAATTGTAAAAGTCATATATATAAACCCAATTAGGATAAGGATGAAATGTTGGGGACTTATGTTCTACCAGTCTGTTTCTGTTtaaagagagaatgaatgtcCTCAGATGATCTATGGTTCTTTCCCAGTCCAAGAAAAATGGAAGATGATCATTATTGCTATGCACTTTGTTGTATAGAAGAGAAGTACAGCAAGTAACTGCCAAAACAAAATGTGATGTTACAGCTAGTGAGTAGTGAGTATAACTAAACTTACGGAAAATTTTCAAATGACAGTAATTTTTAACtgttgatcttaattatatatattatatattttttttataattaagatcaacaGTTAAAAGTCACTGAAACATCGATATTAGGACACTCTTGAAAATTTTCCTAAACTTTATTTCATTAATATAACTTATAATTCTTCAATCCACTGGAAATTTATTGGtgtaattttaatatgaaaattgaAGAAAGGAATAAGTGTAATAAAGGAACCTGTCTAAGTAATAAGGACTTGACAGGGGATACTGCTCATTTTTCGGCTATGGAAAGATTCGGTTCATTATTGCACTGATAAGAAACTCCACCACAAAGGCCAAAACTGTTCTTAAAGTTGCTACACACTTACTTACAACCTATAACTAGATGAAAAACGAGACGCTCCTGTATATTTATAGTAGTAGGTTTTACCGAATTTAAAATATACTAGGTTTACTATATATGTTTCTCAAGTAAATTAAAGTAATGCTCAtcccttttgtttttctttccatAAAGTTCTTCCTGCTTCTCCTTGTCACTACATATTTGGGAAGTAGGTTTATTATTCAAGCTGTTAATTCTGCCTTCTAAAAGAGATTCTTATTTAGTGTTTGTCTATTTGACATTTTAGTAGTGGCAATCTGGCATGATGACGGTAACGAATTGTTTCATAATGCTGTGGTACAAACTACAAATACAGTGAAATTTTGCAAGAAGCAAGAAAATCTCACTAGTACATATCTAGTTAGGATCCtttaccgatctcaacaaaacgaatttaaattctttaaatttagattttacttaaaaaaataggGTAAATACCCTTTTCGGCCCCTAAACATTTTAAAGTGGGACATATCGCACCTTTATCATCCAAAAATCTCTACCCGATCCTCAACCAACGACATAAGTGAACGAATCGACCTCTGTGACCGGTTGCTAACAAGTTACCTGGTTGACGTGTCAGGTGGATGCTGAGGTGTCAACTGAATGTGCCACGTGTAAGTAAAATTTGTTGCAGGGACTCAAAACCCCCTCCCTGCAACTCAAACGGCGTCGTTGTGTTGGGTTAATATTCCCCCATTCTTGAATGATCGAAAAGGTTTAGGGTTTGCATCTTCTGGCTATCTGAGAGGACCTGCAAC encodes the following:
- the LOC107466884 gene encoding ethylene-responsive transcription factor ERF027-like; translation: MSRHRNPAQTCPPTNQLPYGYGYVPSPPAATPPTWSSSPSHSGTMRYRGTRLRSGKWVSEIRLPRTTKRIWLGTYATPEMAAAAYDAATLALRGPEAHLNFPNFILSYPIPASFSDADIRAAAAVAASFVDQYRTTTEAPPAITTSAVADAYSYNSCIGQGEGMIGDYFDEDELLNMPSVIQDMARGLQISPPRMPSFYSDDSSDDIYSDLYTLW